GGGGTCGAAGGAGGTTAGGCGCCATCAACATTCATGCGACTGATCCATCCGGCTTTCCGCGCTTTCGCTCTACTGAGCATTTGAGCACTGAGGCGGTCGCCGCCTTCGTGGATGGGGAACTGTCTGACACCGCAGCGCACCGTGCCCGCACCCACATGCTGCGCTGCGAGGAATGTCGCAACGAGGTGAGTATTCAGCGGGCCGCAGCGGAGCGGCTGCGCTCATCGAAGGCAGATCCATCGATCCGCGCCCCGCAAAACCTCCTCGAGCGGCTTAACCGGGTGCAGGACGACTGCTGTGGTGAGGAGCGGGGTGCAGGGCGCTCTAAGGGTGAGGCGGTTTTCGGGGATGTCGCTGACTTCGTGGAGACTGCCCTGCGAGCAATTAAACGCCGCGGGTAAGGTGTGAGCCGTGTTCTCCAGCATCGGGTGGGGCGAGATTTTCTTCGTCCTGATTATCGGACTTATTGTTATTGGCCCTGAGCGGCTACCTGGTGTTATCCAGGATGTCCGGGCGGCGATTTACGCCGCCCGCAAGGCGATCGACAACGCGAAGAAAGAACTCGAGTTAGACAGCGGTTTAGCGGAGTTCGAGGAGTTTCGCAAACCCTTGGACACGGTGACGAAGTACGCTTCGATGGGGCCGCGCCGCGCCATTACCAAGGCGCTTTTCGACGATGAACCTTTCGACGTCGAAACCAGCCCCGATCCGCGGGACCGGATGGAAAGCCCGCAGCCCCCGGAGACTTACAAACCTCCCCACCGCGATAAAGGCGCGGGGTTTTCCTGGGAGGATGTTCTCTAGCTTTGCGGGTGCACGCCGAGCGAGAGGTTTTTGCCAGCCAGGGAGTTGCGCCGGATTTTCAGCGCGGACGCGATCTTTTGCAGCGCCTGGGCGGAGGGGGATTCCGGCTCCGATAAAACGACAGGTGTGCCGTCGTCTCCGTGCTCGCGCAGTTTTGGATCCAGCGGAATGGAACCCAGCAGTTTGACCTCGCCGCTATCGCTCAACGCGGTGAGGCGTTGCGCGACATTTTTGCCGCCCCCGTCGCCAAAAATGTTCATCACGGTGCCGTCCGGCATAATCATCCCCGACATGTTTTCCACCACGCCGGCGATGCGTTGGCCGGTCTGCTGGGAAATAGTGCCGGCGCGCTCAGCGACCTGGGCCGCGGCGGCCTGCGGGGTGGTCACCACAATCAGTTCAGCGTGTGGGATTAGTTGAGCAACAGTGATGGCTACGTCACCGGTTCCGGGCGGCAGGTCCATGAACAAAACGTCGAGATCGCCCCAGTAAACATCGGAAAGGAACTGCTGGATTGCGCGGGTAAGCATCGGTCCGCGCCACACGACGGGGGCGTTGCCTTCGACGAACTGGCCTACGGAGATGTGTCGGACGTTGTGGGTGATCGGCGGCATGATCATGTCGTCGACGACGGTGGGAGACAAATCCGTCGACCCCATCAGACCTGGAATGGAATGGCCGTATATGTCGGCGTCGAGGATGCCCACGCTGAGGCCTTCGGCGGCGAGAGCAGTGGCCAAGTTGACGGTGACAGAGGATTTTCCCACACCACCTTTGCCGGAAGCCACCGCGAACACGCGGGTGGTGGAGTCCTTGTCCGCAAACGGGATCTCCGGGGTGGTCTGCGCACCGCGCAGCTTCTCGCGCAGTGCGCGACGCTGCTGTTCGGACATGGTGTGCATGGTCACGGTCGCGGAATCTACGCCGTCGAGTTCTTCGACAACGGCGCGAACATTGTCCTGGATGGTCTCGCGCATGGGGCATCCGGCGATGGTGAGATAGACCCCGACGGTGACATCCGCGCCGTTGATCGCAACCGATTCGATCATGTCGAGCTCGGTCAGTGGTTTGCCGATTTCCGGGTCCTCGACGCGGCTCAGTGCCTGCATGACGAGGTCGTGGGTAAGTGCAGTGGAGTTAGACATTTGGGCATAAGTATATGCGTCATCACCTGATCTAGGCGACAGGCTACCGTGGTAGAGGAACTCAAGAAGATGCCGACAACCACAAAGGAATCAACGCCATGGCCTTTCAGCCACGCCCCAACGACTTAGGTATGAACCCGACAAACGCCCGCCAGCGCCCATCCGGGTGGCCGGTGGGCCGGTTTGACACCTACGCTGATGCGCAGCGCGCTGTCGACTCCTTAGCCGACAGCGACTTCCCCGTGCAGCACCTGACTATCGTGGGCGTCGATTTGATGCAGGTTGAAAACGTCACAGGCCGGGGGTCTGAACCCCGGAAAGTGGACACGGAGTTTTAATCAGATGCGGTTTTGAGTATAGCTGTTTCGGAAGATTCAAAGGCGTTCGGCGAACGATAGCCGCACCTCGAGTGCAGGCGTTTGGTGTTGTAGCGACTGCACCATTGGAACACGTCCCGGCGACACACCAGCTGACTGGCGAAAACAGGTGCATCTTGAAGGACTTCCCGTTTCAACGTGGCGTTGAACGACTCCGCCAGAGAATTATCCGCGCTGGTACCAATTGCTCCCATCGATTGGGTAACACCGAGACGTTCACATAGTCTTCGGTACCGATCAGAGGTGTATACACTGCCATGATCGGAGTGGAAAATCGCTCCGTCAAGCCCGCCACGGATCCCGTAAGCCATCATCAAAGCCTCTTCAACTAACTCCGTACGCATGTGGACGGCGATCGCGAAACCGGTCAACTGCCGCGAGTAGCAGTCGATGACCGTCGCCAGGTACATATTCGACCCATCTGCAATCGGGAGGTAGGTGATATCGCCGACGTAGACCATGTTTGGTTTCTCCGCGGTGAAACGGCGTGCGAGCAGATCCGGAAACGTCGGAGCGCGTTTCGCAGACACCGTGGTCTTTACGCGGCGTTTCTTGGTGTAGCCGAACAATTCCATCTGGCGCATCAGCCTGGCGGTGCGCTTGTGATTGAGGCGATCATCGCTGGTCGGATCCGAGTTGATGGCCGCTGTGATGCGTTTCGCCCCGTAACAGCCGTTCTCAGCTGTGAACACGGCCTTGATCCTCGCTCCCAGCGCCGCGTCAGCGACGAGGCGTCGCCGGCGGGCAGGAGCAGCAGATTTCCACTTGTAGTAGGAGGACCGGTTGATCTTCAGGACCTCACATAACCGCTTGACCTCGTAGAAGTCTCGGTGGTCATCAACGAACTGAAAGCGGTTCACCAGTTCGTCTCTTCCGCGAAATATTTGGCCGCCTTGCGCAGGATCTCTCGTTCTTCCCGTAGCGTGGCGTTTTCGCGTTCCAGCATGCGGATGCGTTCGGCATCGGAGAGTCCTTGAGCAGGAGTACGTTCGCTGTTGGCTGCGGCGATCGGGCTGGCGACTTTTTCACCGTTGGCGTTGGTTTTGGTGCCGGTGCCGAAGGCGTCGAGCCAGGTGCGCAGGGAGTTGCGGTTGACCCCGAGATCGGAGGCGATCGCGTTGATCGTGGCTCCAGGGGTCGACTCGTACAACGTCACTGCGTCACGCTTGAACTGCTCGGTGTAGGTCTTGCGTGGCATGGTGGAAAGGTACCTCACTTCCCCAGCGAAATGCTGGTTTCAGCGTGTCCACCACCAAGGGGTCAGGTCCCGGCTCACATGGCCGCGGGTTCTGGCAGGTGGAGCAGTCTCCGGCGGCTGGATGGGCATTTTCATCGGTCTTTTGCTGGCCCTTTTCGCCCCGTCCTCGGGCGGGTGGGCAGTTGTGGTGTCCTCTCTCGGCATCGGTGTTATCTTCGGGTTGGTTTTCGCCGCCGTAAGTTACGCCTTCACGGGTGGAAAGCGTGATTTTTCCTCTGCGACCAACATCGTGGCAGGCCATTACGACATCCTGTGTGAACCGGAAAGCGCCCCGCGGGCCCGTGACGCGATCGGCCGGATGGATTTCACCTCCGAATAGCACATTAGAATGATTCAGGTGAGACACTTTCGACGCCGCGCCGTCGGTGCTCTTGGCGCCGGCTGCCTCATCCTCGCGGGATGCACCTCCGACAGGCCGGGTCTACCCGATCGCCCCGGCGAAAAGGATACGGTCACAATCGCGGTGAACCCGTACGAGCCGGAGCAGGTGGTGCTCGCGGAGATTTTCCACCAAGTTCTCACGGCGCTCGGACGCAATTCCTCCGTCACCGAAGCCGAACTAGATTCGCGCACTAGCGCGGTGGATATCATCACCACCCAAAACGCCAACTTCACCTTCGCTTGCACCGGGGTTTTGTTGCACAAGTTGAATCCGGGCGCCGCCGTGAGATTGGCAGAAGAACACACAGGGCAAGCCTTCGCTTCGGGCAGTGACGAAGCTTCGGTGGCAACCTACGACGCTGTCGTCGGGGCGTTTCCCGGCACCGTGATGACTGTCGATCCTTCGCCGGCGCAAGGCTGCGACGAAAACACTGGTGGTGTTCCGCATTTGCCCCACAACATCATCCCGGTGTTTAGCAAGAACATGTTTACGCGTGCTCAGGTTCAGCGCATCAATTTCATCACCCGTGTGCTCAACACGAAAGACCTCATGGAGATGTCGGAGCACGTTCGCGCCGGCGATCCCGTCAACGAGGTCGTCGCCGACTGGTTGCT
The Corynebacterium sp. BD556 genome window above contains:
- a CDS encoding anti-sigma factor family protein — encoded protein: MSTEAVAAFVDGELSDTAAHRARTHMLRCEECRNEVSIQRAAAERLRSSKADPSIRAPQNLLERLNRVQDDCCGEERGAGRSKGEAVFGDVADFVETALRAIKRRG
- the tatB gene encoding Sec-independent protein translocase protein TatB — its product is MFSSIGWGEIFFVLIIGLIVIGPERLPGVIQDVRAAIYAARKAIDNAKKELELDSGLAEFEEFRKPLDTVTKYASMGPRRAITKALFDDEPFDVETSPDPRDRMESPQPPETYKPPHRDKGAGFSWEDVL
- a CDS encoding Mrp/NBP35 family ATP-binding protein gives rise to the protein MSNSTALTHDLVMQALSRVEDPEIGKPLTELDMIESVAINGADVTVGVYLTIAGCPMRETIQDNVRAVVEELDGVDSATVTMHTMSEQQRRALREKLRGAQTTPEIPFADKDSTTRVFAVASGKGGVGKSSVTVNLATALAAEGLSVGILDADIYGHSIPGLMGSTDLSPTVVDDMIMPPITHNVRHISVGQFVEGNAPVVWRGPMLTRAIQQFLSDVYWGDLDVLFMDLPPGTGDVAITVAQLIPHAELIVVTTPQAAAAQVAERAGTISQQTGQRIAGVVENMSGMIMPDGTVMNIFGDGGGKNVAQRLTALSDSGEVKLLGSIPLDPKLREHGDDGTPVVLSEPESPSAQALQKIASALKIRRNSLAGKNLSLGVHPQS
- a CDS encoding general stress protein, producing the protein MAFQPRPNDLGMNPTNARQRPSGWPVGRFDTYADAQRAVDSLADSDFPVQHLTIVGVDLMQVENVTGRGSEPRKVDTEF
- a CDS encoding IS3 family transposase (programmed frameshift), with product MPRKTYTEQFKRDAVTLYESTPGATINAIASDLGVNRNSLRTWLDAFGTGTKTNANGEKVASPIAAANSERTPAQGLSDAERIRMLERENATLREEREILRKAAKYFAEGDELVNRFQFVDDHRDFYEVKRLCEVLKINRSSYYKWKSAAPARRRRLVADAALGARIKAVFTAENGCYGAKRITAAINSDPTSDDRLNHKRTARLMRQMELFGYTKKRRVKTTVSAKRAPTFPDLLARRFTAEKPNMVYVGDITYLPIADGSNMYLATVIDCYSRQLTGFAIAVHMRTELVEEALMMAYGIRGGLDGAIFHSDHGSVYTSDRYRRLCERLGVTQSMGAIGTSADNSLAESFNATLKREVLQDAPVFASQLVCRRDVFQWCSRYNTKRLHSRCGYRSPNAFESSETAILKTASD